A single region of the candidate division WOR-3 bacterium genome encodes:
- a CDS encoding 4Fe-4S dicluster domain-containing protein — MKLWRKPLDSDEKKPPQGRVHILIERCKGCGFCITYCPKDVLESSPDFNRRGYHPPVVVHPERCVNCGLCTIICAEFAIWTTPVEEPQPQPQT, encoded by the coding sequence ATGAAGTTATGGCGTAAACCTCTTGATTCTGATGAGAAGAAGCCGCCGCAAGGCAGGGTTCATATTCTGATTGAGCGGTGCAAGGGGTGCGGTTTCTGCATTACCTATTGCCCGAAAGATGTGCTTGAATCATCACCAGATTTTAACCGTCGGGGCTATCATCCGCCGGTTGTTGTTCATCCGGAAAGGTGCGTTAACTGCGGGCTTTGCACCATTATCTGCGCCGAGTTTGCCATCTGGACAACACCGGTTGAGGAGCCGCAACCTCAGCCTCAAACTTAG